The Acidimicrobiia bacterium region CGGCGCGATGGAGACGATCTGCTTCGAGATGGCGGAGTACGTGTCCCGCACCGCGACGAGCCCCATGATGAACCAGAGCAACGAGCGGAACGCGACGATCCTCGACGCCCAGGGGCGCCTGGCGGCGTTGTCGGTCGGGATCCCGCAGTTCATGCTCACGTCGACCCTGCCGGTGCGGTTTGCACTCGAGTTCTTCGGCGACGAGTTCCACGAGGGCGACGTGTTCGTGGCGAACGACCCGTACCACGGTGGTGGCCACCTGCCCGACTACAACGCGTTCGCGCCGATCTTCGCCGACGACGGCAACGGGGGACGGCGCATGGTGCTGATCGCCAGCATCCAGTGCCACCACGGAGACACGGGTGGCGCCGTTCCGGGCGGTTACAACGTGACCGCGACCGACATCTGGGGTGAGGGCGTGCGCTGGCCAGCCGTGAAGGTCGTCGACCGTGGCGTCGTGCGCCGGGATGTGCTGTACGCGCTCCAGACCAACAACCGCGCTCCGGACTATATCGGTGACCTGCGCGCCCAGATCGGGGCGGCGCAACTCGCCGCGCAGCGACTCAGCGATGTCATCGAGCGTTACGGCAGCAAGATCGTCGAGGAATCGGTCGACTTCATGATCGACTACGCCGCGAGGCGCTTCCGGGAGGAGGTCGCCAGCTGGCCGGATGGCATCTACCAGGCGGACGCCTACGTCGACCACGATCCGCTCGGCAACCCCGACGTGCACCTGCACGTCCAGATCACCGTCGACGGCGCGAACCTCACCATTGACTTCACCGGCTCCGACACCCGCCAGGACCTCCAGGCATGGTCGACGTTTGGGAACACACGCGGCTACACCGTGGGGCAAATCGCCGCCATGATGGACCCCGAAATCCCGAAGAACGAAGGCTTCTTCGACCAGATCAAGCTCGTCGTGCCCCAGGGATGCGTACTCAACCCGACACCGGGCAAGCCGGTGAGCGCGGGAACCCATCACCCGGGGGCCGATGTCGGTGAGGTGATTGCGCTCGCATTGGAGGAAGTGCTGCCGGACAAGGCCGTCCCGCAGGTGTACAAGACGGGGATACCCACGATCATCGTTGGCGTCGACCCGCGAAGCGGTGAGACGTTCACCGACCACTCGGCCGAGGTGTACGCGGGCTGGTGCAACGCGGCCAAGGGCATGGACGCCTGGGGCGCGCAGGCCGCTGCGTTCGGGAACCTGTGGAAGGCAACCGCGGAGATCAACGAGTGCCTCTACCCGCACATCCAGTGGTCGCGCGATTACCGGATCGACTCCGGGGGGCCCGGCCAGTGGCGGGGCCTCTGCGGTAGCCACTACGAGAAAGAGGTGCTCGTCGACGCGAAGGTCTACACCTACGTCGTCGGCATGAAGTACCCCATGTCGGGGATCTGTGGGGGGAAGCCAGGGGCACCCAATGAGCTGGTCATCCGCTACGGCTCCGACGATCCGTATCGCGTGCAGCACACTGCCGACTGGGTCCCGATCGGGGCCGGGCAGCGGGTGATGTACGACTACGGCGGTGGCGGCGGTTGGGGGGACCCGCTGGCGCGTGACCCGCACGCAGTGCTCGACGACGTGCTCGACGAGTACGTCAGCGTCGAGGCCGCCGAACGCGACTACGGCGTCGTGCTCACCGGGTCGCTCGAGGACCTCACCCTTGCCGTCGACCCGGAGGCCACGCGAGCGCGGCGCCTCCGCCGTGACGCCACCGCCTGACCTGCGTTTCCTCAACCGCCCGTCTCCATGGACCTGAGCCTCTCTCCCGAGGAGCGGGCCTTCGCGGCTGAGATCCGCTCGTGGCTCGACGCCAACCTCGAACTCCCGCCGCCGTTCGCGTCGCTCGGCGAGGAGATCGAGTGGGGTCGCGCGTGGCAGGCGAAGCTCGCGCGTGACCGCTGGGTCGCGATCCACTGGCCGGTGGAGTTCGGCGGCCGGAGCGCGTCGCCGGTCCAGGTCGCCGTCTTCAACATGGAGTACGCCCGCTCACGGGCGCTCCAGCCCGTGAACCGCAACGGGATCAACCTGGCCGGTCCAACGCTGCTCGCCCACGGCACCGACGAGCAGAAGCGTCGCTGGCTGCCACCGATCCTCGACGCGCGCGAGATCTGGTGCCAGCTCTTCAGCGAGCCCGGGGCCGGTTCCGACCTCGCGGGGCTGTCCACCCGTGCCGTGCCCGTCGAGGGAGGCTGGCTCCTGTCGGGCCAGATGGTGTGGACGAGCTACGCGCAGTTCGCCCGCTGGGGGATCTGCCTGGCGCGGACCGATCCGGATCTGCCGAAACACCGGGGCCTCTCTTACCTCATCGTCGACATGCACGCCGACGGCCTCGAGATTCGGCCGCTCACCTCAATCACGGGCGAAGCGGAGTTCAACGAGATCTTCCTCGACGAGGTGTTCGTCCCCGCCGATCACCTCGTCGGCGCGCTGAACCAGGGTTGGGCGGTCGCCAACACGACCCTCGCGCACGAGCGCGGCACGGCGTTCCCGTTCAAGGAGCAGGTCGTCCACGAGGTGTACCTCGACGAGCTGTACTCGCTCGCCGACCGGAGAGGCATGCTGGACGACGTCGCAACCACCGATGCTCTCACCCAGGCTTTTGTCGAACTGCGCGTGCTTCGGCTGCACAACTGGCGCACGCTGTCGCGGCTCGCCCGGGGCGAGCAGCCCGGCGCGGAGTCGTCGTGGGTGAAGCTCGCCTGGACCGACATGACCCAGCACCTCTCCGAGGCCGGTCTCGAGCTCACCGGCGAGGCGTCGCCGCTGTGGCACGGTGCGGACGGGCTTTCCGCTGGCGGCCGGTGGCAGCGGCAGTGGCTGTGGAGCAAGGCGGCCTCGATCGCCGGCGGCACCTCCGAGATCCAGCGCAACATCATCTCCGAGCGGATCCTCGGGCTCCCCCGGAGCTGACGGCCGCGCGCTTGCGCCGATGACACGCCACCTCCGAGCGACCTACCGGCACCCCGACGCTCGTGCGTACCGCGCTCCCGGTGCGCCGTGGGACGTCCCGTCGCTTGACGCGCTGCTGACGACCGCAGCGGCCGGCGCTTCCGGGCCGCTCGTCGGTGACGACACGACCGACGCAGCGCTCGGGGGAGCCGCGCTCGAAGACCAGGTGGCGGCGGTCGCGGGCGGGTTACGGACCGAGGGGGTCCGACGGGGTGACGTGGTCGCGTGGCAGGCGCCGAACCGCTCCGAGGTCGTGCTCCTCTACCGCGCCTGCTGGCGTCTGGGCGCAGTCGCCGCGCCGCTGCACCACCAAGCCGGTTCGTCCGACGTCGATCGGATGCTCGGGGTGCTGACGCCACGGCTCTGGCTGCCCCTCGACGAGGTCACGGCACGGGTCTCCGCGTTCGCGGCCGGAAGCGACTCGGTTCGGGTCTCGGCCGCGCGGCCGTCGGACCTCGCCGTCGCCCTGTTCACCTCCGGCTCGACGGGTGAACCCAAGGCTGTACTGCACACCCACCGCGCCCTCTCCTACAAGGCGAGAACGATGGCCGCGGTGCACGGGCTCACACGCGCCGACGCGGTGCTCATGCCGGCACCGATGGCCCACATCTCGGGTCTGTTGAACGGGGTGCTGGTCCCCGGAGCCGTGCCAATGTCTGCGCGGTTCATGACGAGGTGGGACCCGGAGCAGGGGCTCAAGCTCATCGAGCACGACCGCATCACCTTCATGATCGGCCCGAGCACTCTGTTCGTATCCCTACTCGACGCCCCTCGCTTCACCACTGAGCGCGTGGAGAGCCTTCGTCTCGTGTCGAGCGGCACCGCCGGCGTTTCACCCGCGTTCATCGATGACGCAAGCGCGCGACTGGGTGCCTTTGTCAAGCGATCGTACGGGTCGACCGAGGCGCCGACCGTGACGACCACCCACGCCGGAGACCCCGCCGGGCGAGGCCGTGACACCGACGGGCGATCCACTGGCGCGGCGCAGCTCCGGATCGCCGATCCGGTGACGGGACGCGAGCAAGCACCGAACGATGTCGGTGAGGTCTGGCTGCGCGGTCCCGAGCTCTTCGCGGGCTACGCCGACGTCCAGCAGACCCGCGCTTCCGTGGCCGGCGGCTGGCTCCGAAGCGGGGATCTCGGCACCGTCGACGCGGCGGGCTGGCTCACGATCGTGGGACGCATCAAGGACGTGATCATCCGCGGCGGTGAGAACATCGCTGCGCGCGAGGTCGAGGCCATCCTCGAGGCGCATCCGGACGTGCGCCACGCCGTCGCGGTCGGCAAGCCCGATGGGCGGCTCGGTGAGCTGGTGTGCGTCTTTGTGGTGGCGAGCCAGCCCTTCGACCTCGATGACTGCCGGCGTTGGTTCGAGCAGCGCGGCGTCGCCCGCTACAAGACACCCGAACGGCTGGTGCAGGTCACCCACTTGCCGCTGCTCGCCGCGGGCAAGGCCGACCGCGCCGCGCTCCGCGATCGCGCCGCCGCACTCGGATGACGCTCCCATAGGCCGAGGTGCGTTGGAAGTGGAAGGACATCTGAGGATGGACGTGCCAATGACCATCAGCGTCGACGATCACGTCGTTTAGCCACCCCATGTGTGGCAGACGTCGCTCCCAGCGATGTACCGGGTACGAAATTCTCGCCCTGCAAGGGAGGGCGGAACGTTCGGCACGTGTGGGGCGCGGCCGCATTCGTCGCAAACTGAGGTCTTCGACCACGCCGTTGCGTTTCACCGCGTAAGACAGAGCACCCGGTTTGTCGGATGATCCCGCGATCGGGGACGAAGGTTCAGCTGTCCGGTCGGTCGTGCAACGACGGGGTGTAGCAGACGGCGACCAGCAGGCCCTCCGGGCTCAACAGCCGAGCGGTGACTTGAGCCCATGG contains the following coding sequences:
- a CDS encoding hydantoinase B/oxoprolinase family protein, with translation MTYVDMVRLAGSRGRLNEQPTVDPVTAEVVRGAMETICFEMAEYVSRTATSPMMNQSNERNATILDAQGRLAALSVGIPQFMLTSTLPVRFALEFFGDEFHEGDVFVANDPYHGGGHLPDYNAFAPIFADDGNGGRRMVLIASIQCHHGDTGGAVPGGYNVTATDIWGEGVRWPAVKVVDRGVVRRDVLYALQTNNRAPDYIGDLRAQIGAAQLAAQRLSDVIERYGSKIVEESVDFMIDYAARRFREEVASWPDGIYQADAYVDHDPLGNPDVHLHVQITVDGANLTIDFTGSDTRQDLQAWSTFGNTRGYTVGQIAAMMDPEIPKNEGFFDQIKLVVPQGCVLNPTPGKPVSAGTHHPGADVGEVIALALEEVLPDKAVPQVYKTGIPTIIVGVDPRSGETFTDHSAEVYAGWCNAAKGMDAWGAQAAAFGNLWKATAEINECLYPHIQWSRDYRIDSGGPGQWRGLCGSHYEKEVLVDAKVYTYVVGMKYPMSGICGGKPGAPNELVIRYGSDDPYRVQHTADWVPIGAGQRVMYDYGGGGGWGDPLARDPHAVLDDVLDEYVSVEAAERDYGVVLTGSLEDLTLAVDPEATRARRLRRDATA
- a CDS encoding acyl-CoA dehydrogenase family protein, with protein sequence MDLSLSPEERAFAAEIRSWLDANLELPPPFASLGEEIEWGRAWQAKLARDRWVAIHWPVEFGGRSASPVQVAVFNMEYARSRALQPVNRNGINLAGPTLLAHGTDEQKRRWLPPILDAREIWCQLFSEPGAGSDLAGLSTRAVPVEGGWLLSGQMVWTSYAQFARWGICLARTDPDLPKHRGLSYLIVDMHADGLEIRPLTSITGEAEFNEIFLDEVFVPADHLVGALNQGWAVANTTLAHERGTAFPFKEQVVHEVYLDELYSLADRRGMLDDVATTDALTQAFVELRVLRLHNWRTLSRLARGEQPGAESSWVKLAWTDMTQHLSEAGLELTGEASPLWHGADGLSAGGRWQRQWLWSKAASIAGGTSEIQRNIISERILGLPRS
- a CDS encoding AMP-binding protein yields the protein MTRHLRATYRHPDARAYRAPGAPWDVPSLDALLTTAAAGASGPLVGDDTTDAALGGAALEDQVAAVAGGLRTEGVRRGDVVAWQAPNRSEVVLLYRACWRLGAVAAPLHHQAGSSDVDRMLGVLTPRLWLPLDEVTARVSAFAAGSDSVRVSAARPSDLAVALFTSGSTGEPKAVLHTHRALSYKARTMAAVHGLTRADAVLMPAPMAHISGLLNGVLVPGAVPMSARFMTRWDPEQGLKLIEHDRITFMIGPSTLFVSLLDAPRFTTERVESLRLVSSGTAGVSPAFIDDASARLGAFVKRSYGSTEAPTVTTTHAGDPAGRGRDTDGRSTGAAQLRIADPVTGREQAPNDVGEVWLRGPELFAGYADVQQTRASVAGGWLRSGDLGTVDAAGWLTIVGRIKDVIIRGGENIAAREVEAILEAHPDVRHAVAVGKPDGRLGELVCVFVVASQPFDLDDCRRWFEQRGVARYKTPERLVQVTHLPLLAAGKADRAALRDRAAALG